From the Prunus dulcis chromosome 4, ALMONDv2, whole genome shotgun sequence genome, one window contains:
- the LOC117626615 gene encoding protein IQ-DOMAIN 1, with protein MGSGYWFKALIGLKKSKDGSSKRLKGPSVNGKSNSIKLKKSSFANGKNMGLPDEEIAAIRIQTAFRAYVARKALRRLKGIVRLQILTQAYPVTKQATTTLSYLHSWSRIQDEIRARRLYMVTEGRIKQKKLENQHKLEAKLHDIEAEWCGGSETMDEILARIYQREEAAVKRERAMAYAFSHQWRANCSQSQGLGNYELGKANWGWSWKERWIAARPWESRVQSPSPKKVQSKQASKVGKNTNSPMPKTPVSVKLPSSNGKGTTRARRLSYTADEVKPVACAEGIKTEERNTQK; from the exons ATGGGTTCTGGATATTGGTTTAAGGCATTAATCGGCTTAAAGAAATCCAAGGATGGCAGTTCAAAACGATTGAAG GGACCTTCAGTTAatggaaaatcaaattccataaaattgaaaaagtctAGTTTTGCAAATGGTAAAAATATGGGATTGCCAGATGAGGAAATAGCTGCAATTCGAATTCAGACTGCTTTCCGTGCATATGTG GCTAGAAAAGCTTTACGCCGCTTGAAAGGGATTGTTCGATTGCAAATACTGACCCAAGCTTATCCTGTTACAAAGCAAGCCACAACTACATTGAGCTATCTTCATTCATGGAGCAGAATACAGGATGAGATTAGAGCTCGTCGACTTTATATGGTAACAGAAGGACGGATCAAACAGAAGAAATTAGAGAATCAACATAAACTTGAGGCGAAGCTTCATGACATAGAG GCGGAATGGTGTGGTGGATCCGAAACAATGGATGAAATTCTTGCAAGGATATATCAAAGAGAAGAAGCAGCAGTTAAGCGTGAGCGGGCTATGGCATATGCCTTTTCTCATCAG TGGAGGGCCAACTGTAGTCAGAGCCAAGGATTGGGTAATTATGAACTTGGCAAAGCTAATTGGGGTTGGAGCTGGAAAGAACGATGGATTGCTGCTCGTCCATGGGAAAGCCGTGTGCAGTCACCTAGCCCAAAGAAAGTACAGAGTAAGCAAGCTAGCAAGGTTGGTAAAAACACAAATTCACCAATGCCAAAAACTCCAGTTTCAGTCAAGCTCCCTTCATCAAATGGTAAGGGAACTACAAGGGCTCGGAGATTGTCTTACACAGCGGATGAAGTAAAACCGGTTGCATGTGCAGAGGGCATTAAAACTGAAGAGAGGAACACTCAGAAATAA
- the LOC117626139 gene encoding transcription factor TEOSINTE BRANCHED 1-like translates to MSHLQDILRLQMLQQRGSKNEDQDQPEDVQEEEQQSQKRLIGQYQHVQEPPNYGPLNGKMLNTHIAKSSRKSCYSMSSSSLHLASEQAEINNARYGKIVKVHGGHIVRSTARKERHSKVYTSKGPRDRRFRLSAPTAIQFYDVQDRLGYDRPSKAIDWLIEKAKAAIEALSESELPGKEYDCTNINNSAQQTEQDIGEESMRQFQHHQRSCGGEPEKLNNVNIFKEPVLDHHQLSSMNYAEEALNSASSLTDSKMEVAWFQSLMAWNYNAGDGGEGCPFNSSHVYLQ, encoded by the coding sequence ATGAGTCACCTGCAAGACATTCTGCGTCTGCAAATGTTACAACAGAGAGGATCAAAGAATGAAGATCAAGATCAACCAGAAGATgttcaagaagaagaacaacaaTCACAGAAGAGACTAATTGGTCAATATCAGCATGTTCAAGAACCACCAAACTATGGACCATTAAATGGCAAGATGTTGAATACCCACATAGCAAAATCCTCCAGGAAAAGTTGTTACTcaatgtcttcttcttctttacatTTGGCATCTGAACAAGCGGAAATCAACAATGCGAGATATGGGAAGATTGTAAAAGTTCATGGAGGCCACATTGTCCGATCCActgcaagaaaagaaaggcACAGCAAGGTGTACACTTCCAAAGGTCCTAGAGACCGGAGGTTCCGGCTTTCAGCTCCGACTGCTATACAGTTTTATGATGTCCAAGACCGCCTTGGCTACGACCGGCCAAGTAAGGCCATTGATTGGCTCATTGAGAAGGCCAAGGCAGCAATTGAGGCTCTCTCTGAGTCTGAACTACCTGGAAAGGAGTATGACTGTACTAATATCAACAACTCTGCTCAACAGACAGAGCAAGACATTGGAGAAGAGAGTATGCGTCAGTTTCAGCATCACCAGAGAAGCTGTGGTGGTGAACCAGAAAAACTGAACAATGTGAACATTTTTAAAGAACCAGTTCTTGATCACCACCAGTTAAGTTCAATGAACTATGCTGAAGAAGCCCTCAATTCTGCCTCAAGTTTAACAGATTCCAAAATGGAGGTGGCTTGGTTTCAAAGTTTGATGGCTTGGAATTATAATGCAGGTGATGGAGGAGAAGGCTGTCCTTTCAATTCATCCCACGTATATCTGCAATAG